In a genomic window of Bradyrhizobium ontarionense:
- a CDS encoding autotransporter outer membrane beta-barrel domain-containing protein: MFQVISYFSWGDILKHPLVLAGPCAGFFALLGLIVAPGSARAGCSTGGTVQTCTGNLSAGVAVDPSVNTLLVNTLTTNISPASGTAGISTGQFASDISGTIDLGAFQIITSGAGGVSFLSARSVDLTFKGTISTNGGAGIAASSAGEPSFDVHVRSTGNISTRGVGASGIAAFTSCCGVVTLESTGDISTNGSGAYGLVAQAQAFSSAVTSKGNVTTAGDNSAAIAAFSGGAVTISSQGNLTTSGSNASGITASGNDITINSIGSIVTNGSGSDGIFARSGYFVQHTSIRSNGDITASGDGSYGIHTFTSSLGNTAVTNLAGTISGGQGAGAGVYLQGGTNVLTNYGTITSAAGTAGSAILGDTGNTIVNNSGTIIGSVKLGTGANSFNNLAGAVFAPGASVVLGDGMTLTNSGVLAPGGSTAIQTTNLSGNLILNSGGTYLVKVSPTASDQIVASGTAALSGTVNAVFSPASYVTKRYTILSAAGGLNDTRFSTLVETNLPANFHTALSYTPKDVYLDLILNYGLPGGLNGNQAAVGNTLINAFNSNGIPFVYAGLTANGLTQASGEVGTLPQHTTFDAMGQFLGLLTDPLIQRTTASASSSGPAGFAGDSNAYQADRRTDAFAMFTKAPPVPFAQRWNVWTAGFGGSQSSNGNASVGSNDTTSRIYGAAAGADYLFSPNTLAGFSLAGGGTNFNINGLGSGRSDLFQIGAYMRHTDGPAYVSAALAYGWQDITTDRYVTIAGVDHLRAEFNANAYSGRVEGGYRLIGPWSGGVGIAPYAAAQVTTIALPSYSEQVVSGAGNFALNYAAKSPTDTRSELGFRTDKSFTATNGVLSLRGRLAWAHDFNPDRAAAATFQAVPGASFVVNGAAQARNSALTSAAVEMHWTAGWSAAATFEGEFSDTTRSYAGKAVVRYAW, translated from the coding sequence ATGTTTCAGGTAATTTCTTACTTTTCTTGGGGCGATATTTTGAAACACCCGCTTGTCCTGGCCGGACCGTGTGCCGGCTTTTTTGCGCTGTTGGGTTTGATCGTTGCGCCCGGTTCAGCTCGCGCCGGCTGCTCAACCGGCGGCACCGTCCAGACCTGCACCGGAAATTTGTCGGCAGGCGTTGCGGTCGATCCCTCCGTCAACACGCTTCTGGTCAATACACTGACGACCAACATATCTCCGGCCTCCGGCACCGCCGGCATTTCGACAGGGCAATTCGCCTCCGACATTTCCGGCACGATCGATCTCGGGGCATTTCAAATCATCACCTCCGGCGCCGGAGGGGTGAGTTTCCTCAGTGCGCGGAGTGTGGATCTGACGTTCAAAGGGACGATCTCCACCAACGGGGGAGCGGGGATTGCTGCGTCCAGCGCGGGTGAGCCGAGCTTCGATGTCCATGTCAGATCGACAGGAAACATCTCGACCCGTGGGGTCGGCGCGTCTGGTATCGCTGCCTTCACGAGTTGCTGCGGGGTTGTGACGCTCGAATCGACCGGAGACATCTCGACGAATGGGAGCGGCGCCTACGGCCTTGTCGCGCAGGCGCAAGCCTTCTCGAGCGCGGTGACGTCGAAAGGCAACGTGACGACCGCAGGCGACAACTCGGCCGCCATCGCGGCATTCAGCGGCGGCGCCGTGACGATCTCGTCCCAAGGCAACCTGACGACGTCGGGAAGCAACGCTTCAGGGATCACCGCGTCCGGCAACGATATAACCATCAATTCGATCGGCAGCATCGTCACGAACGGAAGCGGGTCGGATGGCATCTTCGCGCGATCAGGCTACTTCGTCCAACACACATCGATCCGCTCGAACGGCGATATCACGGCCTCCGGCGACGGCTCCTATGGAATCCATACTTTCACGTCCAGTTTAGGCAACACCGCCGTAACCAACCTGGCAGGCACCATCTCAGGAGGGCAGGGCGCGGGCGCCGGCGTCTACTTGCAGGGAGGCACCAACGTCCTGACGAATTATGGGACGATCACAAGCGCAGCCGGCACCGCAGGAAGCGCGATCCTGGGCGATACCGGAAACACCATCGTCAACAATTCCGGCACGATCATCGGCAGCGTCAAGCTCGGCACCGGAGCCAACAGCTTCAACAATCTTGCGGGGGCCGTGTTCGCGCCGGGCGCGTCGGTTGTCCTCGGCGACGGGATGACGCTGACAAACAGTGGAGTGCTTGCTCCCGGCGGAAGCACCGCGATACAGACGACCAACCTCAGCGGCAATTTGATCCTCAATTCGGGCGGAACCTATCTGGTCAAGGTATCGCCCACCGCGTCCGATCAGATCGTCGCGTCGGGAACGGCAGCACTGTCGGGTACGGTGAATGCGGTTTTCAGCCCCGCCTCCTACGTGACCAAGAGATACACGATCTTGTCCGCGGCAGGCGGTCTGAACGACACGCGATTCTCCACATTGGTGGAGACGAACCTGCCCGCGAATTTTCACACTGCGCTGAGCTACACCCCCAAAGACGTCTACCTTGATCTGATCCTCAATTACGGGCTTCCCGGCGGGCTCAACGGCAACCAGGCGGCAGTTGGGAATACGCTGATCAACGCGTTCAATAGTAATGGTATTCCATTCGTCTATGCCGGGCTGACGGCGAATGGGCTGACGCAGGCATCGGGTGAGGTCGGCACGTTGCCGCAGCACACCACGTTCGATGCGATGGGCCAGTTCCTGGGGCTGCTCACCGACCCATTGATACAACGCACGACCGCGTCGGCTTCGTCGTCCGGTCCGGCGGGGTTTGCGGGCGACAGCAACGCCTACCAGGCGGATCGGCGGACCGATGCGTTCGCGATGTTCACCAAAGCTCCACCGGTGCCGTTCGCGCAGCGCTGGAACGTGTGGACCGCAGGCTTCGGCGGCTCGCAGTCGAGCAACGGCAATGCGAGCGTTGGATCGAATGACACGACGAGCCGCATCTACGGCGCGGCTGCCGGTGCAGACTACCTGTTCTCACCGAATACGCTGGCGGGCTTCTCGCTCGCCGGGGGTGGCACGAATTTCAACATCAATGGACTCGGTTCAGGACGCTCCGATCTTTTTCAGATCGGTGCGTATATGCGCCACACGGACGGACCCGCCTACGTCTCCGCAGCGCTGGCTTATGGTTGGCAGGACATCACGACCGATCGTTACGTGACGATCGCAGGCGTCGACCATCTCCGTGCGGAGTTCAACGCGAACGCCTATTCGGGCCGGGTCGAAGGTGGCTACCGCCTTATCGGACCTTGGAGCGGCGGCGTCGGCATTGCGCCCTATGCAGCGGCGCAGGTCACCACCATCGCTCTGCCGTCCTATTCGGAGCAGGTGGTCTCCGGTGCCGGAAACTTCGCCTTGAACTACGCCGCGAAGAGCCCGACCGATACCCGCAGCGAGCTCGGCTTCCGTACTGACAAATCGTTCACTGCGACAAATGGCGTGCTCTCGCTTCGCGGCCGTCTTGCCTGGGCGCATGATTTCAATCCCGACCGCGCGGCTGCAGCGACATTCCAGGCGGTGCCGGGGGCGAGCTTTGTCGTCAACGGGGCAGCGCAAGCCAGAAATTCCGCGCTGACCAGCGCCGCTGTCGAGATGCATTGGACGGCCGGCTGGTCGGCGGCCGCGACCTTCGAAGGAGAGTTTTCGGATACCACACGCTCGTATGCCGGCAAGGCCGTCGTGCGCTACGCGTGGTAA
- a CDS encoding MFS transporter, with protein MTISAPPEPAQAEETPTAAPPPKAARMAFVVLSLCFALSVVGRGLGESFTVFLKPISDGFGWDRAEVVSIYSLTALAGGLAAPLIGRLFDHSGPRAVYALGLLLLGAAFTSAAHAQALWQFQISIGLCVGIGIALIGNVPNSILLGRWFGARLPTAMAVIYSATGAGVLMLLPGSQLLIDAIGWRSAYQSFGAAAFLLLVPLALLPWRLFAAGAPEVIKPLADELADDAWTLSRALRHHAFWALFATFFFTAVGMYAIAPQVVAYLIDAGFPPLQAATAWGFSGVVLLFGMLGVSWLDGLIGRRPSVLFSYAVSIAGILMLWALQFAPNIFLLTGFVVCFGSMIGSRGPLLSATAMKIFRGRRLGTIYGAITIGAGLGAALGSWSGGVIHDLTHGYDAVILLALISVVIGMIPFLVVPALRQ; from the coding sequence ATGACGATCAGCGCGCCGCCAGAGCCTGCGCAAGCCGAGGAAACGCCGACCGCCGCGCCGCCGCCGAAGGCGGCGCGCATGGCATTCGTGGTGCTGAGCCTCTGTTTTGCGCTCTCGGTGGTCGGCCGCGGACTCGGCGAGAGCTTCACCGTCTTCCTCAAGCCGATCTCCGACGGCTTCGGCTGGGACCGCGCCGAGGTGGTCTCGATCTATTCGCTCACGGCGCTGGCGGGCGGTCTCGCAGCGCCACTGATCGGCCGGCTGTTCGACCATTCCGGCCCGCGCGCCGTCTATGCGCTGGGGCTTCTGCTGCTGGGTGCAGCGTTCACCTCTGCCGCTCATGCGCAGGCGCTGTGGCAATTCCAGATCAGCATCGGCCTGTGCGTCGGCATCGGCATCGCCCTGATCGGCAACGTCCCCAACTCGATCCTGCTGGGACGCTGGTTCGGCGCCAGGCTGCCGACCGCAATGGCCGTGATCTATTCGGCGACCGGCGCCGGCGTGCTGATGCTGCTGCCGGGCTCGCAGCTGCTGATCGACGCCATCGGCTGGCGCAGCGCCTATCAGTCGTTCGGCGCCGCGGCGTTCCTCCTGCTGGTGCCGCTGGCGCTGCTGCCCTGGCGCCTGTTTGCCGCCGGCGCGCCTGAGGTCATCAAGCCGCTGGCGGACGAGCTCGCCGACGATGCCTGGACCTTGTCACGTGCGCTGCGCCATCACGCCTTCTGGGCGCTGTTCGCGACCTTCTTCTTCACCGCTGTTGGCATGTACGCGATCGCGCCGCAGGTCGTGGCCTATCTGATCGATGCCGGCTTTCCGCCGCTGCAGGCCGCGACCGCCTGGGGCTTTTCCGGGGTCGTCCTGCTGTTCGGCATGCTCGGCGTCTCCTGGCTCGACGGGCTGATCGGGCGGCGGCCGTCGGTGCTGTTCTCCTACGCGGTGTCGATCGCGGGCATCCTGATGCTGTGGGCGCTGCAATTCGCGCCCAACATCTTTCTGCTCACCGGCTTCGTCGTCTGCTTCGGCAGCATGATCGGCTCGCGCGGCCCGCTGCTGTCGGCAACCGCGATGAAGATCTTCCGCGGCAGGCGGCTCGGCACCATCTACGGTGCGATCACCATCGGGGCCGGCCTCGGCGCGGCTTTGGGCTCCTGGAGCGGCGGCGTCATCCACGACCTCACGCACGGCTACGACGCGGTGATCCTGCTCGCGCTCATCAGCGTCGTCATCGGCATGATCCCGTTCCTGGTGGTGCCGGCGCTGCGGCAATGA